In the Leguminivora glycinivorella isolate SPB_JAAS2020 chromosome 9, LegGlyc_1.1, whole genome shotgun sequence genome, GACCCTTGTGTCCAGGAAGCGCTCCCACAGTGAGGACCGGTCGGCTCATGGCCCGACCTGCGAGGGATTCTGATCCAGGATGGCCGCTGCGGGGCCGCGGATGGACACCGTGgagtttagtgggtaggggggactctttacagcctcgagccccacataaccgaccgggtcgcccaccacctcagacccggcggtatgcgtaaacgcattccccacgaagaaaaaacaaaaaaaaaagttttcttgtgatccttaagagcaaacaaaggggggctcggggggcgaagccccccgcataaaagaaagattaacgtagtatttaaaataagttgggttagcgttttcttgttacctttcagagcaaacaaagggggactttgggggcgaagccccccgcataaaagaaagatcaacgttgtatttaaaataagttgggtaatggttttcctgtgacccttaagagcaaataaagggggtctatcttttacttactaggtataaacatttttatgataataccgtaataagaatgTAGCCGCTGGtgattattaagtagcaattagcaataagtacacgtccacaaatggcatgtaaaatccgcctacttgaaataaatttatgtataaatgttaaaagtatttcattattaatgactaaaaagtataaaataaattaatagtttaaaaaacactataaaacacgcttttataaatgcacgtaaaagccaaaaataaattatggatcgttcaagttgtctctatttgtgagctgaagtttaaaaactatgtgcttttaattataatatttgattgtaaaagcgtggggcgctggaacaggaaagactttcttgtaaacaaatactaatccgaacttcctggcgaatgaagttgcataagaacataacgtttacatatgccgcctaagggttaccaaaaagaaccaaagatatctcgtccacgaacaagaactctgcatcctgtcactgtagacactttccccttttgtactttgattaccggaaaaaagcggcgttctaagtgtcggtgactgtcgactctcctcgctactagcgcatattttgtctgagttcgacaaactggtacctactttgaacactgacttttaattgatttgactgtttaatgtagaacctactagtcatgctgcaactccagttagcgcgtcaatctgtgtaacctccttcccgtagcatagcataatttgatttatcagcaagttatacaaaaagtctttcctgttccagcgccccacgcttttacaatcaaatattataattaaaagcacatagtttttaaacttcagctcacaaatagagacaacttgaacgatccataatttatttttggcttttacgtgcatttataaaagcgtgttttatagtgttttttaaactattaattttttggttttaaTGTTATGTCAATTTTTGGAATGCATTTATCAAGGAGATCTTTCAAAGTGTTTTCGAatgaattataattatcatttacggttttatttatattaataattgtatCCCATTTAATTTGTTGAagttcgtttttagggttccgtagtcattaaaattacttatatttttatcattaaaTAATCTTTTCCGTATAACCCAAGGTTGTGTACTTAATGAAACTGTTGGTGTACTTATCAAGACACCCTTGTGGTCTGAGAAGCCTAATTCGTTTACATTCACTTTCCAGCCCGTAGTTTTAAAATTTGTAAACAATAAATCTATACAAGTAGAGCTTGAATGCGTTACCCTTGTGGGATCCTGAACTCTTTGGTGGAAATTATGCGATAGCATCAAGTTACATATTCTATGTTTTTCACTACTATCTGAAagaaaatttatatttaggtcACCTCCAATTATTACACGTTTTTTCTTGTCTTTACATGCAATTATACTTAATAATTGATTTAGGCGAGTAAAGAAAGTTTCTGTTTCCCGTTTACAATTTGgccagtaaatattaattattagcaGATTGTGTTTTGGCAATTCAACTGCACACACCTCGAAAATCATTTCTAAAGATAATGATGTAATATCAGGCCTCTCAAAATATTCAATACCACGCTTTAACATTATGAATACACCGCCGCCTTCATGATGTTCGCGGCAAAAGAACGAGCATATGTTATAGTTAGTAATGTTTACTaagtctttttttattttatttaaccatgactcagaaacacaTATGACGTGGGTTTGTGGATAATCTTCTGTAAATGCCTCtaatatatgaattttattcCATACGCTTTGCATATTTTGGTACAAAATGCCGAAGTTAGGctcgaaaaaatgtttttcttgtAGCGTCTTCATTTGGAGGTTGAGTTGTCGTACTTGACGTCGATGCCAGCGGAGCCGATGAGTGAGTAGGTATTGTCTGTAGCGACTGTAGCTCGGGTACTTTTTGTCGGTCGTTCATTTTGTGCACTTGTGAGCAGGTTACGGTGTCCTCGGCGGGTTGCTTCATGACGTGGGTGCTTCCGGTTTCTTCAATGTACGGTTTTCCATTTATAAATAAACGGTCATTTCTAATTGTTGCGTGACAGCCTTCTCTTCTTGCTTTTTGTAGGATTCGTCGTAGTTCCTGCTTTTTCTTCAGGTCCGCAGGGCTGAGGAATTCAGTTACGCTAAGGCCCGCTTCTTTGAAGGTTTCACTGTTttccaatatatatttttttaccctTTTACATATAAATTCAATTTTGACTGGTCTAGTTCTTCCTTTTTTGCCGATAAATGATATTGTATCTATATATCCCGCTACGTTAAAGTATAAGAGGTCGTAGCAAATGTTGGAAATTTTTTCTATGATGTCATTTTCGCTTTCCCAGTAGTTTTCTGCTAGGCCGTGTAAGACTAACACCTTTTCAGATGAGTTCATAGTTTTCTCATTACTTGTAATTTTGTTTAATTCCTGAATCTGGGTTCGTAGGGTTTCATTTTCAGTTTGTAGCgcataacatttttggttcagtgtttcaattttaaaatttatgtcgattatattttgtttaagttcTGTCTGTTCCGTAGATATCTTTTTAAAGTTCAACTCAAAGTTTGATTTTATATCAGATATGGCAATTTGCATTTGTGTTTGTATAGACGTCTGTAATATTGATACGAGGTGTTTATTGTTTTCCTCCATCATAAGTCTAAATTTTGTTAGTGATATTTGGTCATCAGGTTGCTTATCTTCGCTGGAGGGTGTCAATGTATATGAGTATTTGGAACCTTGTAGAGATTCCTGCCGGAATGTATGCCCCTGGGGGGACAGAGTAGAGTCACTGTCGCTTAGAGATTCTGGTTTATTTTGGGGGACCGGTCTTTTCCTTATAGTAACGTTAGAGTTATCTGCTATAGCAGGTTCGTCGGCGTATGTTGAAGAGAACTCGTTCTGCTGTAAGTTCATTCGCACTGGAGTATTTGCGTTATTTCCCTTAGGCTCCTTCGATCGGCATTGTGGACATTTCCAATTTCGTTTCCGTTCAGGAGACATGACGTTATCGAATAATTTAACTGGGACCCTGACACAGTCCAGATCATAGCACAAGCGACAAGATGAGCACGTTAGGTATCTCTTCTCTCCTATTTCCACACGACAACCTTCacatattagcgccatcttgcGGTTTTGTTCAGAACTAGGATGAGACTACTTGAGGTTAATGCGCTTACTTAGTTGTTGGTTCGTCACTATGAtaacagatggcgctgttctCAATACTCAGTATATCGATGAGTTGCAATTTTGatcttaaaatatattatttatagtttGATGTTACACAGAGTTTGATAACTGGAGATATTGTTTTTATCACTAAATGGTTGATTTCACTATGATTCCGTACCACAAGATCACTTTTCACTAAGTTTTTGCCTCGTACGCGAATGATTATGAGTAGATTATGggtagatttttatttattgatattcgCTTACGTAGTCCGAATCTTGAGCGGATACCACTTGTGCACGACAAACATAATTAATCTTTAATAGCACTTAGTTCGATTATTAGTAAcactttctttttttaattaaatattcttcACGGAGTCAATGTTTACTCGGCTACTACTAGCGCCCTCTCCCATTTTATTTTCCGTTAGGGATTtaggttagggatagggatacggatagggatacggatagggatacggatagggatacggatacggatacggatacggatacggatacggatacggatacggatacggatagggatagggatacggatagggatagggatagggatagggatagatatagggatagggatagggatagggatagggatagggatagggatagggatagggatagggatagggatagggatagggatagggatagggatagggatagggatagggatagggatagggatagggatagggatagggatagggatagggatagggatagggatagggatagggatagggatagggatagggatagggattgggattgggattgggattgggattgggattgggattgggattgggattgggttgggattgggattgggattgggattgggattgggattgggattgggattgggattgggattgggattgggattgggattgggattgggattgggattgggatagggatagggattgggattgggattgggattgggattgggattgggattgggattgggattgaaATTGGGATTGgaatatggatagggatagggatagggatagggatagggatagggatagggatagggatagggatagggatagggatagggatagggatagggatagggatagggatagggatagggatagggatagggatagggatagggatagggatagggatagggatagggatagggatagggatagggatagggagggatagggatagggatagggatagggatagggatagggatagggattgggattgggattgggattgggattgggattgggattgggattgggattgggattgggattgggattgggattgggattgggttgggattgggattgggattgggattgggattaggattgggattgggattgggttGGGATTgggttgggattgggattgggattgggattgggattgggattgggattgggattgggattgggattgggattgggattgggattgggattgggattgggattgggattgggattgggattgggattgggattgggattgggattgggattgggattgggattgggatagggatagggatagggatagggataggggatggggacggggatagggataggggagagACGGgggcagggacgggacggggacggggttGGGGACTTGTAGTATAGGGTTGGGGTATAGAGCTATCTCTATAGGACCCCTCCCTatggacggggataagaatagggattgaggtcggaataatcggtcggcaatcgatttctaggcagtgtaaaatgcaggtggctcagtgggaagggattagtatttaagtaggcatcggcgagtatcctgcatccgtaataactattacattcaatgtgctgtaagaagatcgttgtttgcttgccttttatatgtttacgtttgcaataagtataagcaaaattgaaaaaaattgtaagcgataatgcaaggaagtactttttaccctaccgaccatagcgtcgagatactggttatgtgggttgtatgaagtttccccagtataaatatttattataggtaaaatacatacatattcgtacctactacctacgctgtggtcgctgtgtaacaattctaaaatcattgcaagaatttcttttaaaacaatagtaatatgtgtaaggtacagtcagccaaaaagcagtgtaaggttcttggctgaccgtacagcaaatagatcagttacaatggccccccagtcgaaaattgccccgctttaccttaatcgaaataatcgcggacagatgtacctacaaagaaacctacggatccaaatgaaaatcttatttttgtaaacgtttcaatcaatcaatcaatcaaaatattctttattcaaataggcttacaataagcacttttaaattgtcaacagtgtacaatattcatcttattctaaatatcagagcaatttattggtgcaataaacaatattgttttaaaactacattgatttaataaaatgatatcaatctaaattgtataaaaaaatactagtataaaaacttctagaataaattctaaatgtcaaaaaaattgtataaaaatacattgaattatcaataattatcatcattaataagctatataattaatggttttcaacaatacttgtatcccacggtgtttcatcattcatgtagtcttgtgtgctgtagtaggctttagagatcagcatacgctttacataatgtttaaatcgattaaaagacagttcagtgatggcattaggaagtttgttataaaatcttacacaattacccatgaatgattttttaattttatggagccgagtgaagggcactgcaagcttatgcttatttctagtgtttatattatgtacatcacagtttttcttaaatttataaatgtttttatgtacatacacaatattctcataaatatattgacaatgcactgtcattatattaatgtccttaaacttatctctaagtgagtctctatggttcattttgtatattgctcgaatagccctcttctgcagaacaaatatggtatttatctctgaagcactgccccatagtaaaataccatatgacataatgctgtgaaagtaactaaaataaactaatcgagctgtttccacgtctgttaactgacggatcttgctcactgcaaatgctgcagagctcagtctattcgagagggtagcaatatggggaccccactgaagtttagaatctaaagttatgccaagaaaaactgtactatctaccagttccaattcctcatccttcacaacgacacttgcttgttcatttttagcattactcgttacaaacttaatacatttagtctttttctcatttaacaataagttattaacactaaaccaattaactacttcggaaatagcattgtttacattttcacaagtttgttgctgacgtttgactttgaaaataagggaagtatcatctgcaaacaatactatatcatggtgggtctttacaagatatggcaggtcattatgtagataaggaacaggaaaggccccaatattgatccctgcggtacacccatagagactagtgaccccggtgagcgctgtccattcacgtcgaccctttgtattctatcgtgtaagtaagatttgactaaattcagtgccgatcctcgcactccatagtagtgcaatttcctgatcagtgtttcatgacagacgcaatcgaaagccttagataaatcacagaagatacccaaggcatcctgtgactcctcccaggcatcgaaaatctgtttgattagctcaacaccagcgtcggttgttgagcgaccccgtgtaaaaccaaattgtttattgtgcattagattattgatgttaaaatgttgcaatagctgaaataacactaacttttcaaaaattttgctgaatgtcggtaacactgatatcggtctaaaattagtggggtcggatgtgctaccagatttaaataatggaatgactttactgtgtttcataagatcaggaaactcaccacaatcaacactgttattaaagataactaccaagtcaggcgctacaatttctattaaagatttaacaccatggacagagactccccagaggtcacaagtttttttaacattaattgattgaaatgccttaattatatctgaggtactaacatgttcaaatacaaggtctctactacattctgtgacattatcttctaacaatgtaacggcagatgagggtgatgaatttaagtgcctagttgtggaaactggtatatcagtgaagaacttttcaaattctgttgctacttctaaattggaatctacaattttgccatcaatttttaatttcagttcatttgttctttgctttgaccgaccagtctccacgttaattactttccacgttgctttaattatatcggaactacttttaattttcttgcttaaataattacgtttagcggtatgacaatctaatttaaactgtttcgaaaattgtttgacatgttctttaaattcatcactcgtattaaaccgccgttcctcatacaaggcatacaatgcacgtcttcgttgatgtaactctgcagttgcccactcactaaaaactgatgcatcactaaccgtgaccgtttttgttgtaaatatcgtattataattttccatatatgtgtgaaagaatgaattatacatatcattaggactcatgtttggagacagaacgggtagcgcctgaactaaactctgtttcattctttccacgcggtccgaggttactggtacaaaagttatctgttttttcaaggtatttttcctagcagcttcaaataccattaattgacctaaatggtcggactctaaattgctgattacattttttgtaataggaaaaatatctgtgaaaatattatctatacaggttgcactagtagcagtcactctagtaggctccataaaaatgtggttcagattacatgatttgaaaacattcaacagcctacaacttaatgtcgaattttctaaaatatttacattaaagtcgccgcaaataagtaatttcttgctggaaggcgatattttcagtagcacagattccattatgctttcaaataattcaaaattacttaatggcggcctatacacgcacacaacaataaattgctccaattctactgcacttagttctatagtccgttcaacagacatggacacaatatccttgcgttccttaaattttaactgattatttattataattaacgacccaccatgtatggaactatgcctggtgaacgaacttcctacctggtgattaataaattgaggcattaattcattattttttaaccagtgttcagtaatacataaaatatctatataaaaatccttcataaaaagttcaatttgtaaatctttacctctaatacattgaatattttgatgcaccaggtggatatacttcccttgcttacagtttttttccttatatttacttaagtctagattgccagagacagaatcttttgtcttaaaagctagtttaaatcattggttatgactggaaccaattccaagttcatactttgctgctcaataggagcagaattgtctgccaaatttttggcagaaatgtcaagtaaataggatagcgataatgctatttgtcttttgtaataatttgaaaggtaacaattacctttagtcaaaaataccataggcatatggtatttactaacaaatttgttagtgtcaattatgctaaccttactactatatgtacaaagattatataaagctatatttaacttatgtctagtgttattttctgCCTCTGACATTTGGGAACAGTAGGGGAatgtgaaaaataattttatgcacTGCCATTGAGTTTAACTGTTCAAAGTATTTgaccaaattatttttgttcacaTTGCCCCTATTTCCCATAAAGATAAGCAGTGTCGTCTGAGAATGAATATCACtgtcatttaaaatttgttttaaaatattttcaaaactacTATGAGGCAAACAATGGTTGATTGTACTAAGTCCctttaagtaaaagtttagaAATGAGCTCATATCGCTTCCAATTTCATCACAGTACATAATAACACCTCCTCTTCCCCCCGGACCGCCATACGGTGTAAACGTGCCTACAAATctgtataacatttatttaaaaattaaaataaaatttagctACATTTAAATCGATTGAAATATTCGGAGAGCATAAACACGAAGGAGTAAAGCCGCTACCACGCCGGGAACGAGCTGCGCCTCGTACTTCATTCATCAAGAACGGAACTACTACGCGCGAGTCGCACGACGCGTATACGCCGCCGACGTCAGCGCTCATTCACTAGCCGCAGGTACGTGCTAGACAGAGACCGCGCTACTCCGTGAGCTCCGCTCCACTGTGACGTACGACACTCGCGCGCGCGCAGAACCAGTTAACGACTAACCTTCGCTTCGCTTCTGCTACCCTAGTACCATGGCGACGCCGACACCGCGCATCGGATTAGACCCAGAGATGTCGTTCGAGGAAACGACACTTGATACTGAAACGCCGCCAAACTAC is a window encoding:
- the LOC125229946 gene encoding uncharacterized protein LOC125229946, which produces MKTLQEKHFFEPNFGILYQNMQSVWNKIHILEAFTEDYPQTHVICVSESWLNKIKKDLVNITNYNICSFFCREHHEGGGVFIMLKRGIEYFERPDITSLSLEMIFEIVVKNIEYVT